The following proteins come from a genomic window of Lycium ferocissimum isolate CSIRO_LF1 chromosome 4, AGI_CSIRO_Lferr_CH_V1, whole genome shotgun sequence:
- the LOC132054613 gene encoding large ribosomal subunit protein eL34-like: protein MVQRLTCRKRYSYATKSNQHRVIKTPGGMLIYQTTKKRASGPKYPITGKGIQGISHLRPAEYKRSRLHRNRRTVNRAYGGVLSGRAGRERIIRAFLVEEQKIVKKALKIQKAKEI, encoded by the coding sequence ATGGTTCAGAGACTTACATGTCGAAAGAGGTACAGTTATGCCACCAAATCCAATCAACATAGGGTTATCAAAACTCCTGGTGGAATGCTAATTTACCAGACCACCAAGAAGAGAGCCAGTGGTCCTAAATATCCAATTACTGGGAAGGGAATCCAGGGGATTTCACACTTGAGACCTGCTGAATACAAGAGATCCAGATTGCATAGAAACCGCAGGACTGTGAATCGTGCGTATGGAGGTGTGCTGTCTGGACGTGCCGGAAGGGAGAGAATCATTCGGGCCTTCTTGgttgaagaacaaaaaattgTGAAGAAGGCGTTGAAGATTCAGAAGGCAAAGGAAATCTAG
- the LOC132054614 gene encoding uncharacterized protein LOC132054614, protein MATSESKLSMKLLIDTKARKVLFAEAEKGCVDFLFHILSLPVATVIRLLKRKRMSYGCLPNLYDSVENMNDTYIQSNQGKDILLKPSSSVGISSVPFLLLNEVPAQRTFYGCGTPSYNCGSSNSYVTDNPSAKCPNCQRLMSRKLTYVAPPVADGAVTATKGFVKELVTYMIMDDLVVKPMSIISSITLLNKFNVKDVGALQEEVVHFGMDEAVVLLKASFESKTVLTSVFMNRIRASK, encoded by the exons ATGGCTACTTCTGAGTCCAAATTGAGCATGAAGCTATTGATTGACACCAAGGCCCGCAAAGTCCTATTTGCCGAGGCTGAAAAAGGTTGTGTCGATTTCTTATTTCACATTCTGTCATTGCCAGTGGCCACTGTCATTAGGCTTCTTAAGAGAAAACGGATGAGTTATGGATGTTTGCCTAATCTATATGACAGCGTAGAAAATATGAACGACACCTACATTCAGTCCAACCAAGGCAAGGATATCCTTTTAAAACCTAGCTCTTCAGTTGGCATATCTTCAGTTCCGTTTCTATTACTTAATGAAGTTCCGGCACAAAGGACATTTTATGGATGTGGTACTCCTAGTTATAACTGTGGTTCTTCCAATTCTTATGTTACTGATAACCCCAGTGCtaaatgtccaaattgtcagagGCTTATGTCAAGAAAGTTGACGTATGTTGCTCCACCGGTAGCCGATGGAGCTGTGACAGCTACAAAGGGTTTTGTGAAGGAGCTGGTGACCTatatgattatggatgatttagTTGTTAAGCCCATGTCCATTATCTCTAGCATTACCCTTCTTAACAAGTTTAATGTCAAGGATGTTGGTGCGTTGCAGGAGGAAGTAGTACATTTTGGAATGGACGAG GCTGTTGTATTGCTGAAGGCATCATTCGAGTCCAAAACAGTTCTGACAAGTGTTTTTATGAACCGCATAAGAGCATCGAAATAA
- the LOC132053956 gene encoding uncharacterized protein LOC132053956, producing MATAETKLSMKLLIDTKANKVLFAEVDKDCVDFLFHLLSLSVGTLIRLLKEKGMYGCLPNLYGSVENLNVTYIQWKEIILEPKSSVRISSVPLPLLLNDVTTLYKCSSNCFYTTDVHNSVICPNCGRYMSSKLSYVAPPGVKGAEVAKGGFLKDTVYMVMDDLVVKPMSAVSSITGLNKYFNVKDVSVLQEEVVQFGKEEALKLLKASFESKAVLTSVFLSPIKTEKQLVLENINGIGCFSLLKKVLFVEVDKDFVDFLFHIPRCQWVLSLGFLRRKE from the exons ATGGCGACTGCTGAGACTAAATTGAGCATGAAGCTTTTGATTGACACCAAAGCTAATAAAGTTCTATTTGCTGAGGTTGATAAGGATTGTGTTGATTTCCTCTTTCATCTTCTTTCATTATCAGTGGGCACTCTCATTAGGCTTCTCAAGGAAAAAGGAATGTATGGGTGCTTGCCTAACCTCTACGGAAGCGTAGAGAATCTGAATGTCACCTATATTCAgtggaaggaaataattttagaaccCAAGTCTTCTGTTAGAATTTCTTCAGTTCCTCTTCCTTTATTGCTTAACGACGTTACGACTCTTTATAAATGTTCTTCCAATTGCTTTTATACTACCGACGTTCATAACAGTGTAATCTGCCCAAATTGTGGGAGATATATGTCAAGCAAGTTGAGTTATGTTGCTCCGCCGGGAGTGAAGGGAGCTGAGGTTGCCAAAGGGGGTTTTCTGAAGGACACCGTATACATGGTGATGGATGACTTGGTGGTTAAGCCCATGTCTGCCGTATCTAGCATTACCGGTCTTAACAAGTACTTTAATGTCAAGGATGTTAGTGTGCTGCAAGAGGAAGTTGTACAGTTTGGAAAAGAAGAG GCACTGAAGTTGTTGAAAGCATCTTTTGAGTCGAAAGCAGTTCTTACAAGTGTTTTCCTGAGCCCCATAAAAACAGAGAAACAGCTAGTCCTTGAAAATATTAATGGAATTGGATGTTTCAGTTT GCTAAAAAAAGTACTATTTGTTGAGGTTGATAAGGATTTTGTTGATTTCCTCTTTCACATTCCTCGTTGCCAGTGGGTACTGTCACTAGGCTTCTTAAGGAGAAAGGAATGA